In Pollutimonas sp. M17, a single genomic region encodes these proteins:
- a CDS encoding methyl-accepting chemotaxis protein, with translation MRNLFTLKKSFFIFLAILILLSILVLSALRNLTGSIEHLKTIEQRRYQATELATAYKSLTQAMTRNVMAFVASEQPEFQESYKHLTAVLNGKAPDERGVQQAMLERFRNAGFMADEMAKLESAHAQITELGLTEKEAISTASGQFDDGQGGIKVALPNALMAKVMIFGQQYAEAAAGIARTIDEFDTMQAQRFARNVEQASAASRKAYWIAVTAIAALLLCSALALWGLYTSIKRPLDQGVHLAQRLAGGDLSAHVDVPRRDELGKLLEALNGIGQGLRHAVQEVRDRSVQIASASHHISGGNLDLSQRSNEQAANLQQTAAAMEQLAATVKQNADNTAVSKNLAAQANACAAHGSRTVQDAVHTMRQVRQDSRKVADITALIKNIAFQTNILALNAAVEAARAGEHGKGFAVVAAEVRNLALRSSEASRDIEKLIVRTVSQLDAGASLVDGAGQAMNEIVASVQKVEDIMSEIANASSEQASGIEEVTRAVSHLDHITQQNLAMVLEASSATVMQQQQADGLLATLSHFTLADDGPADADDDAPAAQPAHGGERRLGFLPSPQTALVGYAQPA, from the coding sequence ATGAGAAATCTCTTCACTCTGAAAAAAAGCTTCTTCATTTTTCTGGCCATTCTCATCCTGCTGTCCATCCTGGTGCTCAGCGCGCTGCGCAACCTGACCGGCAGCATAGAACACCTGAAAACGATCGAGCAGCGCCGCTACCAGGCCACCGAGCTGGCCACCGCGTACAAGAGCCTGACGCAAGCCATGACGCGCAACGTCATGGCCTTCGTGGCCAGCGAACAGCCCGAGTTCCAGGAAAGCTACAAGCACCTGACGGCCGTGCTGAACGGCAAGGCGCCCGACGAACGCGGCGTGCAGCAAGCCATGCTGGAGCGATTCCGGAATGCCGGCTTTATGGCGGACGAAATGGCCAAGCTGGAATCGGCCCATGCGCAGATCACGGAATTGGGTCTGACGGAAAAGGAAGCCATCAGCACGGCCAGCGGCCAGTTCGACGATGGCCAGGGCGGGATCAAGGTCGCCCTGCCCAATGCGCTGATGGCCAAGGTCATGATATTCGGCCAGCAGTATGCCGAAGCAGCCGCCGGCATCGCGCGCACGATCGATGAGTTCGACACCATGCAGGCGCAACGCTTTGCGCGCAATGTGGAACAGGCCAGCGCCGCCAGCCGGAAAGCCTACTGGATCGCCGTGACGGCCATCGCCGCCCTGCTGCTGTGCAGCGCGCTGGCGCTATGGGGTCTGTACACGTCCATCAAACGCCCTTTGGACCAGGGCGTCCACCTGGCGCAGCGCCTGGCCGGCGGCGACTTGAGCGCCCACGTGGACGTGCCACGCCGCGACGAACTGGGCAAATTGCTGGAAGCGCTGAACGGCATAGGACAGGGGCTGCGCCATGCGGTGCAGGAGGTGCGCGACCGTTCGGTGCAGATCGCTTCGGCATCGCATCATATTTCCGGCGGCAACCTGGACCTGTCGCAGCGCAGCAACGAACAGGCCGCCAATCTGCAGCAGACCGCGGCGGCCATGGAGCAGCTGGCGGCCACCGTCAAGCAGAATGCGGACAACACCGCGGTGTCGAAGAACCTGGCCGCCCAGGCCAATGCCTGTGCCGCGCACGGCAGCCGGACCGTCCAGGACGCCGTCCACACCATGCGGCAGGTGCGCCAGGACTCGCGCAAGGTCGCCGACATCACGGCACTCATCAAGAACATTGCCTTCCAGACCAATATACTGGCGCTCAATGCGGCGGTCGAAGCCGCGCGGGCCGGCGAACACGGCAAGGGCTTCGCCGTCGTCGCCGCCGAGGTGCGCAACCTGGCCTTGCGCTCATCCGAAGCCTCCAGGGATATCGAGAAGCTGATCGTCCGGACCGTCTCGCAACTGGATGCCGGCGCCAGCCTGGTGGACGGCGCGGGCCAGGCCATGAACGAAATCGTGGCCTCGGTCCAGAAGGTGGAAGACATCATGTCCGAAATCGCCAATGCCTCCAGCGAGCAGGCCAGCGGCATCGAAGAGGTCACGCGGGCGGTCAGCCACCTGGACCACATCACCCAGCAAAACCTGGCCATGGTGCTGGAAGCATCCAGCGCCACGGTGATGCAGCAGCAACAGGCCGACGGCCTGCTGGCGACACTCTCGCATTTCACATTGGCCGACGATGGCCCGGCCGATGCGGATGATGACGCGCCGGCCGCGCAGCCGGCGCACGGCGGCGAGCGCCGGCTGGGTTTTCTGCCCTCGCCCCAGACTGCCCTGGTCGGCTACGCCCAGCCGGCTTGA
- a CDS encoding TRAP transporter substrate-binding protein, with product MKKVVSRIFIVLGSSVALSFSASSLAQQPITIKFSHVVADATPKGQGAIKFKEVAEKLLPGKVKVQVFPNSQLFGDAKEMEAVLLGDVQFIAPSLSKFDRYTKKVQLFDLPFLFDDMDAVDRFQHSADGKALLNSMTNRGLKGMAYWHNGMKQLSTNRDKLTRPEDVKGLKFRIQASDVLEAQFRQLGANPQKLAFSEVYQALQTGVVDGQENTWSNIYSQKFHEVQKTIANTNHGVIDYMVVTNAKWWDGLPADVRKGLEQAMEEATTYANNMAAELNERDRKRIIEANKAKVQELSKEDVAAWRKAMEPVWKKFEGEIGPELIQSALKSNK from the coding sequence ATGAAGAAAGTCGTATCCCGAATTTTCATCGTCTTGGGCAGCAGCGTCGCCCTGTCGTTTTCAGCAAGTTCTCTAGCTCAACAGCCCATCACCATCAAGTTCAGCCACGTCGTGGCCGATGCCACGCCCAAGGGCCAGGGTGCCATCAAGTTCAAGGAAGTCGCCGAAAAACTGCTTCCGGGCAAAGTCAAGGTTCAGGTGTTCCCCAACTCGCAGCTGTTCGGCGATGCCAAGGAAATGGAAGCCGTCCTGCTGGGCGACGTGCAGTTCATCGCTCCGTCGCTGTCGAAATTCGACCGCTACACCAAAAAGGTGCAGCTCTTCGATCTGCCCTTCCTGTTCGACGACATGGATGCCGTGGACCGCTTCCAGCACAGCGCGGACGGCAAGGCTTTGCTGAACTCCATGACCAATCGCGGCTTGAAAGGCATGGCCTATTGGCACAACGGCATGAAGCAGCTGTCCACCAACCGCGACAAGCTCACCCGGCCCGAAGACGTCAAGGGACTGAAATTCCGCATACAGGCATCCGACGTCCTTGAAGCGCAATTCCGCCAGCTGGGCGCCAATCCGCAGAAGCTGGCGTTCAGCGAGGTCTATCAAGCCCTCCAGACAGGCGTGGTCGACGGCCAGGAAAACACCTGGTCCAACATCTATTCCCAGAAATTCCATGAAGTCCAGAAAACCATCGCCAACACCAATCACGGCGTAATCGACTACATGGTGGTCACCAACGCCAAATGGTGGGATGGCCTGCCCGCCGACGTGCGCAAAGGCCTGGAACAGGCCATGGAAGAAGCCACCACGTATGCCAACAATATGGCCGCCGAGCTGAACGAGCGCGACCGCAAGCGCATCATCGAAGCCAACAAGGCCAAGGTTCAAGAGCTCAGCAAGGAAGACGTCGCCGCCTGGCGCAAGGCCATGGAACCGGTCTGGAAGAAATTCGAAGGCGAGATCGGGCCCGAACTCATCCAGTCGGCACTCAAATCCAATAAATAA
- the prfB gene encoding peptide chain release factor 2 (programmed frameshift), which produces MEAERQNQLAARLEDYAERQAALRGYLDYDAKAERLHVVNAELESPDVWNDPKHAQDLGREKKSLETVVQTLTEIADGLSDAQELFDLAAEDDDDATLAAVEHDTDAIGKRLEELEFRRMFSNPADPLNCFMDIQAGAGGTEAQDWASILLRQYLRYCENKDFKAEVLEESHGEVAGIKSATIKIEGEYAFGLLRTETGVHRLVRKSPFDSANGRHTSFASVFVYPEVDDSVEIEVNPADLRVDTYRASGAGGQHINKTDSAVRITHMPTGIVVQCQNDRSQHRNRAEAMQMLKSRLYELEMRQRMAEQQKMEDAKTDVGWGHQIRSYVLDQSRIKDLRTNVEISNTQKVLDGDLDPFIQASLKQGV; this is translated from the exons ATGGAAGCCGAACGCCAGAATCAACTTGCCGCCCGCCTGGAAGACTACGCCGAGCGCCAGGCGGCACTTCGGGGGTATCTT GACTACGATGCCAAAGCTGAGCGCCTGCACGTCGTAAACGCCGAACTGGAAAGCCCCGACGTCTGGAACGACCCCAAGCACGCCCAGGACCTGGGGCGCGAAAAGAAAAGCCTGGAAACCGTCGTCCAGACACTCACGGAAATCGCCGACGGCCTGTCCGATGCGCAGGAATTGTTCGATCTGGCGGCCGAGGACGACGACGATGCCACGCTGGCGGCCGTCGAACACGACACCGACGCCATAGGCAAGCGCCTGGAGGAACTCGAATTCCGCCGCATGTTCTCCAACCCGGCCGATCCGCTCAATTGCTTCATGGACATCCAGGCCGGCGCGGGCGGCACCGAAGCTCAGGACTGGGCCTCGATTCTGCTGCGCCAGTACCTGCGCTATTGCGAAAACAAGGACTTCAAGGCCGAGGTGCTTGAAGAGTCGCACGGCGAAGTGGCGGGCATCAAGTCCGCCACCATCAAGATCGAAGGCGAATACGCTTTCGGCCTGCTGCGCACGGAAACCGGCGTGCACCGCCTGGTTCGCAAAAGCCCCTTCGACTCGGCCAACGGTCGCCATACCTCGTTCGCCAGCGTGTTCGTCTACCCCGAAGTGGACGACTCCGTCGAAATCGAGGTCAACCCGGCCGACCTGCGCGTGGACACCTATCGGGCCAGCGGCGCCGGCGGACAGCACATCAACAAGACCGATTCGGCCGTGCGCATCACACACATGCCCACCGGCATCGTCGTGCAGTGCCAGAACGACCGCTCGCAGCACCGCAACCGCGCCGAAGCCATGCAGATGCTCAAGTCGCGCCTGTACGAGCTGGAGATGCGCCAACGCATGGCCGAGCAGCAGAAAATGGAAGACGCCAAGACCGATGTGGGCTGGGGCCATCAGATACGGTCCTACGTGCTGGATCAAAGCCGCATCAAGGATCTTCGCACCAATGTCGAAATTTCCAACACCCAGAAAGTGCTTGACGGCGATCTGGACCCGTTCATACAGGCCAGCCTGAAACAGGGAGTATAG
- a CDS encoding tellurite resistance/C4-dicarboxylate transporter family protein, which yields MPFDGGGNRGCEGLAAMSPANFGIVMATGIVSLAAHLLGRSTIAQALFMLNNVLFAILCALSVLRAVRHPRSFFGDMADHLRGPGFFTTVAATAILGGQYMVLANDARVGSILWAAALALWFGLTYAIFTMLTVKRDKPTLDRGINGGWLLAVVATQSIAVSSALLAATTAQPYRLELNFLALSMWLWGGMLYIWMMSLIFYRYTYFRLSPDDLTPPYWINMGAMAISTLAGSLLIINASDAPYLVSLMPFLKGFTIFYWATGTWWIPMLLLLGVWRYVYKRFPLRYDPLYWGAVFPLGMYAASTFEMNQAMGFKFLAYVPGVFFTLAIVAWTLTFLGLLMRVVGGIRRRS from the coding sequence ATGCCTTTCGATGGAGGCGGGAATCGCGGATGTGAGGGGCTGGCGGCCATGTCGCCGGCAAATTTCGGCATCGTCATGGCCACCGGCATCGTTTCGCTGGCCGCCCACCTGCTGGGAAGAAGCACCATCGCGCAGGCGCTGTTCATGCTGAACAACGTCCTGTTCGCGATACTGTGCGCCCTCAGCGTGCTGCGCGCCGTTCGCCATCCGCGTTCGTTCTTCGGCGACATGGCCGACCATCTGCGCGGCCCGGGCTTCTTCACGACCGTGGCGGCCACCGCCATCCTGGGCGGGCAGTACATGGTGCTGGCGAACGATGCGCGCGTGGGGTCCATCCTGTGGGCGGCGGCGTTGGCGCTGTGGTTCGGCCTGACCTATGCCATATTCACCATGCTGACCGTCAAGCGGGACAAGCCCACCCTGGATCGCGGCATCAATGGCGGATGGCTGCTTGCCGTGGTGGCGACGCAGTCGATAGCGGTTTCCAGCGCCTTGCTGGCGGCCACGACGGCGCAGCCGTACCGGCTGGAACTGAATTTCCTGGCGCTGTCGATGTGGCTGTGGGGCGGCATGCTGTATATCTGGATGATGTCGCTGATTTTCTACCGATACACGTATTTCCGCCTGTCCCCGGACGATCTGACTCCGCCGTACTGGATAAACATGGGAGCGATGGCCATCTCCACGCTGGCGGGATCCTTGCTGATCATAAACGCCTCGGATGCGCCGTATCTGGTTTCGTTGATGCCTTTCCTGAAGGGCTTCACGATTTTCTATTGGGCGACGGGCACGTGGTGGATACCGATGCTGCTTTTGCTGGGGGTGTGGCGTTATGTGTACAAGCGCTTTCCCTTGAGATATGACCCGCTGTACTGGGGGGCTGTTTTTCCGCTGGGAATGTATGCGGCCAGCACGTTCGAGATGAATCAGGCGATGGGTTTCAAGTTTCTGGCTTATGTGCCGGGGGTGTTCTTTACTTTGGCCATCGTGGCGTGGACGTTGACGTTTCTGGGGTTGTTGATGCGCGTGGTCGGAGGGATTCGGCGGCGCAGCTGA
- a CDS encoding metallophosphoesterase family protein, giving the protein MRFIHAADIHLDSPLTGLSAYADAPVDRLRTATRDAFARLIGLAIDEGVDFMIIAGDLYDGNWKDHNTGLYFAGQMGRLKRAGIPVYLLYGNHDAESQMTRKLQLPDNVFVFDTRKASTFIHEGLNLALHGRGFKVAATTENLVATYPDPVPGKFNIGVLHTALEGNAMHASYAPCSLDELHAKGYQYWALGHVHEYSLWRGDSVVVFPGNLQGRNIRETGPRGAVLVECDDVGNVAVERVLVDVLRWARLDVDASACRSFTDVGRAIGSALEGLAQGGDEALPLAVRVTVSGSTPAHGALFGLESQLRAEVLAHVAALGHERLWLEKVKIETRAVTQPETGDDRADALADLRVLLEAAENDTQFLESLQAGLMGLVGKAPQELQSSVPWFAEVRAGDLAPLLREIGPALMAHLEQAE; this is encoded by the coding sequence TTGAGATTCATCCACGCCGCCGACATCCATCTTGACAGCCCCTTGACGGGCCTGAGCGCTTACGCCGATGCGCCGGTGGACAGGCTGCGCACCGCCACGCGCGATGCCTTTGCGCGGCTAATAGGGCTGGCCATCGACGAAGGCGTGGATTTCATGATCATTGCGGGCGACCTGTACGACGGCAACTGGAAGGATCACAACACCGGCCTGTACTTTGCCGGCCAGATGGGGCGGCTGAAGCGGGCGGGGATTCCGGTCTATCTTCTGTACGGCAATCACGATGCCGAAAGCCAGATGACCCGCAAGCTGCAGCTGCCCGACAATGTGTTCGTATTCGATACGCGCAAGGCGTCGACCTTCATACACGAAGGCTTGAACCTTGCGCTGCACGGGCGCGGGTTCAAGGTGGCCGCCACCACCGAAAACCTGGTTGCGACCTATCCGGATCCGGTTCCCGGAAAATTCAATATCGGCGTCCTGCACACCGCCCTGGAAGGCAATGCCATGCATGCCAGCTATGCGCCATGCTCGCTGGACGAACTGCATGCCAAGGGCTATCAATATTGGGCGTTGGGCCATGTCCACGAATACAGCCTTTGGCGCGGCGACTCGGTCGTGGTCTTCCCCGGCAACCTGCAAGGGCGCAACATACGCGAGACCGGTCCGCGCGGCGCCGTGCTGGTCGAGTGCGATGACGTGGGGAATGTGGCGGTCGAGCGCGTACTGGTCGACGTGCTGCGCTGGGCGCGGCTGGATGTGGATGCGTCGGCTTGCCGGTCGTTCACCGATGTCGGGCGCGCGATTGGAAGCGCGCTGGAAGGCCTGGCGCAGGGCGGCGATGAAGCCTTGCCGCTGGCCGTGCGTGTAACGGTAAGCGGCAGCACGCCGGCGCACGGCGCGCTGTTCGGCCTGGAGAGCCAGTTGCGGGCCGAGGTGCTGGCCCATGTGGCGGCGTTGGGCCACGAGCGCCTGTGGCTGGAGAAGGTGAAGATCGAAACCCGTGCCGTGACGCAGCCGGAAACCGGGGACGATCGCGCCGATGCGCTGGCCGACCTGCGGGTGCTGCTGGAAGCGGCCGAGAACGACACGCAATTCCTTGAAAGCCTGCAAGCAGGCTTGATGGGGCTGGTGGGCAAGGCGCCGCAGGAACTGCAGTCCAGCGTGCCCTGGTTTGCGGAAGTCAGGGCCGGAGACCTGGCGCCGCTGCTGCGTGAGATCGGACCCGCGCTGATGGCGCACCTGGAACAGGCGGAGTAG
- a CDS encoding SDR family oxidoreductase encodes MESTTVAIVTGASRGLGQALALGLLQSGTRLITVARSHDEVLDRQAQESGCSLQQVQTDLASPAAVERVARQILSNLPSGAKRYLLINNAGTVDPISQASELHNAAAITAAFNLNITSVILLTAAFLQAVKPMQADCRILNISSGAGRNPMPGWGVYCATKAALDHYTQVLHAENHGVRIAALAPGVIDTGMQEKIRGSHASDFPNVERFAQMHEQGQLSSPADVAARILRYIDHDSFGATVLDDIRNYA; translated from the coding sequence ATGGAATCAACGACCGTTGCCATCGTGACCGGCGCATCGCGCGGCCTGGGCCAGGCGCTTGCACTGGGCCTGCTGCAGTCCGGCACCCGGCTCATTACCGTGGCGCGCAGCCACGACGAAGTCCTGGACCGCCAAGCCCAGGAATCGGGATGCTCGCTGCAACAGGTGCAAACCGACCTGGCCAGCCCCGCCGCGGTCGAGCGCGTGGCCCGGCAGATCCTGTCCAACCTTCCGTCCGGGGCAAAACGCTATCTGTTGATCAACAACGCCGGCACGGTCGATCCAATAAGCCAGGCCAGCGAACTGCACAATGCCGCCGCCATCACCGCCGCGTTCAACCTGAACATCACCAGCGTCATCCTGCTGACCGCCGCTTTCCTGCAAGCCGTCAAACCCATGCAGGCCGACTGCCGCATATTGAACATATCGTCCGGCGCAGGCCGCAACCCCATGCCGGGCTGGGGCGTTTACTGCGCCACCAAAGCCGCGCTGGACCACTACACCCAGGTCCTGCACGCCGAGAACCACGGCGTTCGCATCGCCGCCCTGGCGCCCGGCGTCATCGACACCGGCATGCAGGAAAAGATACGCGGCAGCCATGCCAGCGACTTTCCCAATGTGGAGCGCTTCGCGCAAATGCACGAGCAAGGGCAACTGTCGTCCCCGGCCGACGTGGCCGCCCGCATCCTGCGCTATATCGACCACGACAGCTTCGGCGCAACCGTGCTCGACGACATCCGAAATTACGCTTAA
- a CDS encoding TRAP transporter large permease has translation MTTGALFIMLFVFMFMGIPVAVSLGLSSILTILLFGHDSLASLSLKMFETSEHFTLMAIPFFVLAGAFMTTGGVAKRMIRFAIAVVGHLHGGLAIASVLACCLFAAVSGSSPATVVAVGSIVIAGMVRSGYPQSFAAGVICNAGTLGILIPPSIVMVVYGAATETSVGKLFMAGVMPGLLLGFLLMLAIYIVARIKNLPRQPRASLKEALVAGRDSIWGLMLIIIILGGIYGGIFTPTEAAAVAAVYAFFVAVFVYRDIGMRQVPEVLMDASKVTIMLMFIIVNALLFAHVLTTERIPQAIAEQIVAWDMAAWQFLIVVNILLLIAGMFMEPTGIILILAPILFPIATQLGIDPVHLGIIIVVNLEIGMVTPPIGLNLFVTAGITKMTIGQVMRAATPWLSILLAFLVLVTYVPAISLWLPELGFF, from the coding sequence ATGACGACAGGCGCCCTTTTCATCATGCTCTTCGTGTTCATGTTCATGGGCATACCCGTGGCGGTTTCGCTGGGCCTCTCGTCCATACTGACCATACTGCTTTTCGGCCACGACTCCCTGGCCTCGCTGTCGCTGAAGATGTTCGAGACGTCCGAGCATTTCACGCTGATGGCCATTCCCTTCTTCGTGCTGGCGGGCGCATTCATGACCACGGGCGGCGTGGCCAAGCGCATGATCCGCTTCGCCATCGCGGTCGTGGGCCATCTGCACGGCGGCCTGGCCATCGCATCGGTGCTGGCCTGCTGCCTGTTCGCCGCCGTGTCCGGCTCCTCGCCCGCCACGGTGGTTGCGGTCGGCTCCATTGTGATTGCCGGGATGGTGCGTTCCGGCTATCCGCAGTCATTCGCCGCGGGGGTGATCTGCAACGCCGGCACGCTGGGCATCCTCATACCGCCATCCATCGTGATGGTGGTATACGGCGCGGCAACGGAAACGTCGGTGGGCAAGCTGTTCATGGCGGGCGTCATGCCGGGCCTGCTGCTGGGCTTCCTGCTGATGCTGGCGATATACATTGTGGCCCGCATCAAGAATCTGCCCCGCCAGCCGCGCGCATCGCTCAAGGAAGCGCTGGTCGCGGGCCGCGATTCGATCTGGGGCCTGATGCTGATCATCATCATTCTCGGCGGCATCTATGGGGGCATCTTCACGCCGACCGAGGCGGCGGCGGTGGCGGCGGTCTATGCCTTCTTCGTGGCGGTATTCGTGTACCGGGACATCGGCATGCGGCAGGTTCCAGAGGTGCTGATGGACGCCTCGAAAGTGACGATCATGCTGATGTTCATCATCGTCAACGCACTGCTGTTCGCGCATGTGCTGACGACGGAGCGCATACCGCAGGCAATCGCGGAACAGATCGTCGCCTGGGATATGGCGGCGTGGCAGTTCCTGATCGTTGTGAACATTCTGCTGCTTATCGCGGGAATGTTCATGGAGCCGACCGGGATCATCCTGATTCTTGCGCCGATTCTGTTTCCGATTGCGACGCAATTGGGGATCGATCCGGTGCACCTGGGAATCATCATTGTGGTGAACCTGGAGATCGGCATGGTGACGCCGCCAATAGGGTTGAATCTGTTCGTGACGGCGGGAATCACGAAGATGACGATAGGCCAGGTGATGCGGGCGGCAACGCCCTGGCTGTCGATTTTGCTGGCGTTCCTGGTTTTGGTGACGTATGTGCCGGCGATATCGTTGTGGCTGCCGGAGTTGGGGTTCTTCTGA
- a CDS encoding TRAP transporter small permease, giving the protein MKSVWLERLEEGLIALLLAAMTVVTFGQVVARYVFNYSFVWALELSTYLFAALIFLGISYGVRVGAHIGVDALVKALPKAIANKVALAATLLCLLYAAIVLFGSWIYVSKIYEIGILAQDLPIPQWVPRLVMPIGFALLLFRFAQVLYDLMRGKDAHLLGDEVEDALKYQSDESSGKGTQP; this is encoded by the coding sequence ATGAAATCAGTCTGGCTGGAACGGCTGGAAGAGGGGCTTATCGCCCTGCTTCTTGCGGCCATGACCGTGGTCACCTTCGGCCAGGTGGTTGCGCGTTATGTATTCAACTACAGTTTCGTGTGGGCGCTCGAATTAAGCACCTACCTGTTTGCGGCCCTGATCTTTCTGGGCATTTCCTACGGCGTCCGCGTCGGCGCCCACATCGGTGTCGACGCGCTCGTCAAGGCTCTGCCTAAGGCAATCGCCAACAAGGTCGCCCTGGCGGCCACGCTGCTATGCCTGCTGTATGCCGCCATCGTGCTCTTCGGCAGCTGGATATACGTCAGCAAGATCTACGAAATCGGCATCCTGGCGCAAGACCTGCCCATACCGCAATGGGTGCCGCGGCTGGTCATGCCCATAGGCTTCGCCCTGCTCCTGTTCCGTTTTGCGCAGGTGCTTTACGACCTGATGCGCGGCAAGGACGCGCATTTGCTGGGCGACGAAGTCGAGGATGCGCTTAAATATCAAAGCGACGAATCGTCCGGAAAGGGGACGCAGCCATGA